Proteins co-encoded in one Lucilia cuprina isolate Lc7/37 chromosome X, ASM2204524v1, whole genome shotgun sequence genomic window:
- the LOC111687000 gene encoding uncharacterized serine-rich protein C215.13 isoform X12, with protein sequence MLSPDMSQVASWHTPSVYSAASSFRSPYPTSLPINTTLSSDFPFRFSPSLLPSVHTSPHHVLNSHPAIVTSGPKQDCNQDTSANHRYSRNLDNKNSSNLQGNDNCKDNSSEKKKPHIKKPLNAFMLYMKEMRAKVVAECTLKESAAINQILGRRWHELSREEQSKYYEKARQERQLHMELYPGWSARDNYGYVSKKKKRKKDRSPADSGDLGNNMKKCRARFGLDQQNQWCKPCRRKKKCIRYMESVGATGSGSTKDDHCNDLDDMDGQRSDEDDDDDNEHDNLGSCGSGDDTNKGRDDDNESLNHSLSSPGGLSGLSSLQSPSTSLASPLSLLTSPVMPQHGNGLLNTPVNEQLQQQHMHVLQAQQQHLNQQLLQQTKLHHHHQHQQQSSHLQPQHQSIGIGGSNLNATTVSAYEGGIINAASGVVSTLLPTLSTSSSSSSGSVSGYGSASSCSTNTSSTSSPASLSDRMVRSLLSGSPAMLLGNRIGHIAMGLAMSNNSISNNNSISNDNTYNSLGLAATSANDGSGLITSLPTTTSSRSSTTTSLNNIRSDNSDKAINQSPATALTSTLSPSVSSVASSAASSPVATSTTTETLSASISNNNSHISVPLQRNPIGANPRDINNPLSINQLTKRPRDESNGITNSSGSSINSNTCTSLGSLSASVSATTAGHTTTTANVVFNHLQSTHHPSQAALPLPTSHNAMFTNNFTQHFQQQFGHHLATAAAAAAAIASAPATVTQSSRTVGNSNSASNVATSAMSVNIDVGRRPTSETTATNESGAISVT encoded by the exons TGACTTTCCATTCCGGTTTTCACCAAGCCTTTTGCCTTCAGTACACACTTCACCGCATCATGTGCTCAATTCACATCCAGCTATTGTGACATCAGGTCCAAAACAAGATTGTAACCAGGATACCTCGGCAAACCATCGCTATTCAAG GAATCTGGATAacaaaaattcatcaaatttaCAGGGAAACGATAACTGTAAGGATAACTCATctgaaaaaaagaaaccacaTATCAAAAAGCCTTTGAATGCCTTTATGTTATACATGAAGGAAATGCGTGCCAAAGTAGTAGCAGAGTGCACATTAAAGGAATCAGCTGCCATTAATCAAATTTTGGGTAGACGG TGGCATGAACTGTCCCGCGAAGAACAaagtaaatattatgaaaaagcTCGGCAAGAACGTCAATTACACATGGAATTGTATCCGGGGTGGAGTGCACGGGACAACTATGGTTATGTTTCGAAAAAGAAAAAGCGTAAAAAAGACAGATCGCCCGCGGATTCGGGAG ATTTAGGCAATAATATGAAGAAATGTCGAGCTCGGTTCGGTTTGGATCAACAAAATCAGTGGTGTAAGCCTTGCAG gcGCAAAAAGAAGTGCATTCGCTATATGGAGTCCGTTGGTGCAACCGGTAGTGGTAGTACAAAAGATGATCACTGCAATGATTTAGATGACATGGACGGTCAACGAAGTGATGAGGATGATGACGACGACAACGAACATGATAATTTGGGAAGTTGCGGTAGTGGTGATGACACCAACAAGGGCCGTGATGATGACAATGAATCACTGAACCACAGTCTGTCGAGTCCAGGTGGTTTAAGTGGACTCTCCAGCTTGCAGAGTCCATCAACAAGTTTAGCCAGCCCGTTAAGTCTGTTGACAAGTCCGGTTATGCCGCAGCATGGCAACGGACTGTTGAACACACCAGTAAATGAACAGTTACAACAGCAGCATATGCATGTATTGCAGGCTcagcaacaacatttaaatCAGCAATTACTACAACAAACAAAGCTACATCATCATCACCAGCATCAACAGCAGTCAAGTCATTTGCAACCGCAGCATCAGTCTATAGGCATTGGCGGCTCCAATTTAAATGCGACAACGGTGTCTGCCTATGAAGGTGGCATAATAAATGCTGCCTCCGGTGTAGTGTCCACACTATTGCCAACACTCTCTAcctcatcttcatcatcatcggGATCTGTGTCGGGTTATGGATCAGCAAGCTCTTGTTCAACAAATACATCATCCACTTCTTCGCCGGCCTCATTATCCGACCGAATGGTTCGCTCATTGCTTAGCGGTAGCCCGGCAATGTTACTTGGCAATCGTATTGGTCATATAGCAATGGGATTGGCCATGTCTAATAATAGTATTAGCAACAATAACAGTATTAGTAATGACAACACTTATAATTCCTTAGGATTGGCAGCAACAAGCGCAAACGATGGCTCAGGTTTAATAACATCCTTACCAACAACTACTAGCAGTCGATCCTCAACAACAACTAGTCTTAATAATATACGCTCTGATAATTCAGACAAAGCCATAAATCAATCACCAGCCACCGCATTAACATCAACCCTATCACCCTCAGTATCATCAGTAGCCTCGTCTGCAGCCTCTTCACCGGTGGCAACCTCTACCACAACCGAGACTTTAAGTGCCAGCATCAGTAATAACAATAGTCATATATCAGTACCCCTACAGAGAAATCCAATCGGAGCAAATCCTCGAGACATCAATAACCCGCTCAGCATCAATCAACTGACGAAAAGGCCACGAGACGAAAGTAACGGAATTACCAACAGCAGTGGTAGTAGTATTAATAGCAACACGTGCACCTCATTAGGGTCTTTATCGGCCTCAGTCTCGGCTACTACAGCCGGCCatactacaacaacagcaaatgttGTTTTCAATCATCTGCAATCAACACATCACCCATCGCAAGCAGCATTACCACTACCCACGTCTCATAATGCTATGTTTACCAATAATTTCACCCAACATTTCCAACAACAATTCGGCCACCATTTGGCGACGGCAGCAGCTGCTGCCGCGGCCATTGCATCTGCACCAGCAACTGTCACACAGTCTTCTCGAACTGTTGGCAACAGTAACAGCGCTAGCAATGTAGCCACTAGTGCCATGTCTGTAAATATTGATGTCGGTCGCCGGCCGACAAGTGAAACAACTGCAACGAATGAAAGTGGTGCCATAAGTGTAACATAA
- the LOC111687000 gene encoding protein pangolin isoform X7 — protein sequence MTTVNVEHDDVNKSEAIDLDLKNIAAKQQVERLMPPPSFSSIEFLTSLPPTSTTAETTSLSNGSASLTSHCHSNLYNILQNNSKSSPLYSFLTSQVGCNDFSGYFSGLSKIHNTTTSSVTTSWPLSSSNLKSTFSSQTNQNIFGTSNGDSLSAMAVAITEDSPLDVGIDSYRKDSPPEINLETEENIEHMLEDVVEKEREKSNEEINETNIVPVITDNSTCIPNTSASQDGLKSTVNRTKSRSLLHRLASFAAAASNSTNFTVNTPSPCAPSRQLEKLAKRSFRLSSSGLKQTSLLMEILKLNTITDEQQQQQKQLTDKETSRSSLSAAYHMLASQLLYSQLVQQSSSTSPLLILDYSSKANNNNDENYEHMDEIVQTNDHQHEKHEETAVAVENDNNDLDLDVNNVKTEKIPINETYLKVQPASPALSFLANSSVFDDVGSSKILDLWHEQLKILTQAHICLEQFLEINQEMQVVFETPALQKPNGSQVCNNLKDQKGFIEAIMAKLHYVFRHCEDSRQLYLRTSQVSEEDSISVSPANHLKYLLEDISTPDMKPKAQAKTVDRIESHASSIKREPNDMNGKVDTESKNNIFKTVWQPFANETQQEEIQKESETKHSKEELGTGQSEIKSPICFWHPKNLGMNRNEKAVTAVEIILECAALNKTAGSEANATLNSQNKSMDTVNSTNPSPVPQTIATSTPTSTLNSCNSPFLQTTSASSSSSNNSISSNHPDEAPALNMLMTDCGTSSFLTALSNRALINLASSSSTIAANIPPITTTSPSCNRRKTKKLETNTNNNSTLPTSVAGLNTTSPSYATSPPITNAQIYGTHSTSTAAAVAALQEKALSDMFKVRFSALTAAAVINAATASANAAATVATTSTTNNTNNLTNSAMNSEGPYDLSIGNKFKKMNLDNKNSSNLQGNDNCKDNSSEKKKPHIKKPLNAFMLYMKEMRAKVVAECTLKESAAINQILGRRWHALGREEQAKYYELARRERQLHMQMYPDWSSRTNASRGKKRKRKQDNNADGDLGNNMKKCRARFGLDQQNQWCKPCSPSLSALTNSGNVSSGVGGVSVGMSSSSMINTVVTGIGGTVMLPNSSSSSSSSSSTSSSNHMHLLNTAVVGGSGGSNSQCSTNGTNNNNNNNSNNASLNQTHLHPNNTGGLNSNGTSNLSGSNCGANVVGGAGGPQQASPQAPPTYVNL from the exons ATGACTACTGTTAATGTAGAACATGATGATGTTAATAAATCTGAAGCAATAGATttggatttaaaaaatattgctgCAAAACAACAGGTTGAGCGGCTGATGCCTCCTCCCTCTTTCAGTTCCATAGAGTTCTTAACGTCCTTGCCACCAACATCTACAACAGCAGAAACAACAAGCTTATCTAACGGCTCTGCATCTTTAACTAGCCATTGTCATTcgaatttatataatattcttCAGAATAACTCAAAATCCAGCCCTCTGTATTCTTTTTTGACGTCACAGGTGGGTTGCAACGATTTTTCTGGTTATTTTTCGGGACtttcaaaaatacataatacaacAACATCCTCCGTAACGACATCGTGGCCCTTGTCATCTTCAAACTTGAAGTCTACATTTTCCTCACAAactaaccaaaatatttttggcaCATCAAATGGCGACTCTTTGTCTGCCATGGCAGTTGCTATAACTGAAGATTCGCCTCTAGATGTTGGTATTGATAGTTATCGAAAAGATTCACCCCCGGAAATTAATTTGGAAACCGAAGAAAACATAGAGCATATGCTGGAAGATGTTGTAGAAAAAGAAAGGGAAAAATCCAACGAAGAAATCAATGAAACGAATATTGTACCAGTAATAACGGATAACTCAACATGCATTCCAAACACATCCGCATCGCAAGATGGTCTTAAAAGTACCGTTAATCGCACGAAAAGTCGTAGTTTATTGCATCGTTTGGCCTCATTTGCGGCAGCTGCAAGTAATAGCACAAATTTCACAGTCAACACCCCCTCTCCCTGTGCCCCAAGTCGCCAGTTGGAGAAACTTGCTAAAAGATCATTTCGTCTCAGTTCCTCAGGTTTAAAACAAACTTCACTTTTAATGGAGATTCTTAAACTTAACACTATAACAGAtgagcaacagcagcagcaaaagcaGTTGACAGATAAAGAGACAAGCAGATCTAGCCTATCGGCAGCCTATCATATGTTGGCTTCTCAGCTGCTCTATTCTCAGTTAGTTCAGCAATCATCTTCAACTTCACCTCTTCTTATATTAGATTACAGTTCAaaagccaacaacaacaatgatgaAAATTATGAACACATGGACGAAATTGTACAGACTAATGATCATCAGCATGAAAAACATGAGGAGACTGCAGTCGCAGTTGAAAACGACAACAACGACTTGGACTTAGATGTCAATAACGTAAAAACTGAGAAAATTCCTATAAACGAAACATATCTCAAGGTTCAACCGGCATCACCTGCGTTATCTTTTCTTGCCAACTCATCTGTTTTTGATGATGTCGGCAGTAGCAAGATCTTAGATTTATGGCATGAACAGTTGAAGATTTTAACTCAAGCCCACATATGTCTAgaacaatttttggaaataaatcaaGAAATGCAGGTTGTTTTTGAGACCCCCGCACTTCAAAAACCAAATGGCAGCCAAGTCTGTAATAATTTGAAAGATCAAAAGGGATTTATAGAGGCCATTATGGCAAAATTGCACTATGTTTTTAGGCATTGTGAAGACTCACGGCAGTTATATTTAAGAACTAGTCAAGTATCGGAAGAAGATTCTATATCGGTATCGCCTGCAAATCATCTCAAGTATTTATTGGAAGATATATCTACACCAGACATGAAACCCAAGGCTCAAGCAAAAACAGTTGACAGAATTGAATCGCATGCTTCGTCTATAAAGCGGGAACCAAATGATATGAACGGTAAAGTGGATACTGAatccaaaaacaatatttttaaaactgtttggCAACCATTCgccaatgaaactcaacaagaAGAAATACAAAAAGAGAGTGAAACCAAACATAGCAAAGAAGAGCTTGGCACTGGACAATCAGAAATCAAATCACCCATTTGCTTTTGGCACCCTAAAAACCTTGGCATGAATCGGAATGAAAAGGCAGTAACAGCAGTTGAAATAATATTAGAGTGTGCAGCACTTAACAAAACTGCGGGATCAGAAGCAAACGCTACGTTAAATTCACAAAATAAATCAATGGATACGGTCAACTCTACTAATCCATCACCAGTGCCGCAAACAATTGCAACATCAACACCAACCTCAACTTTGAATTCTTGTAATTCACCATTTCTACAAACAACATCTGCATCATCATCTTCGTCAAATAACTCGATAAGTTCCAACCACCCGGATGAAGCGCCAGCTTTAAATATGCTCATGACAGATTGTGGAACATCTTCGTTTCTAACGGCTCTCAGTAATCGAGCTCTTATAAATCTAGCATCAAGTTCTTCGACTATTGCAGCTAATATACCACCGATTACCACCACCAGCCCCAGCTGTAATCGACGTAAAACAAAGAAGCTAGAGACCAACACCAATAATAATAGTACACTACCCACCTCTGTTGCCGGATTAAATACAACCTCGCCCTCCTATGCTACAAGTCCGCCCATTACAAATGCCCAAATATATGGTACACATTCTACATCAACAGCCGCTGCTGTAGCTGCTCTACAGGAAAAAGCTTTAAGTGATATGTTTAAAGTTCGCTTCAGTGCTTTAACTGCTGCAGCTGTAATTAATGCTGCTACAGCATCAGCTAATGCAGCAGCGACAGTTGCCACCACCTCCACAACTAATAATACCAATAACTTGACGAACTCAGCGATGAATTCTGAAGGACCATATGATCTCAGCATTGGCAACAAATTTAAGAAGat GAATCTGGATAacaaaaattcatcaaatttaCAGGGAAACGATAACTGTAAGGATAACTCATctgaaaaaaagaaaccacaTATCAAAAAGCCTTTGAATGCCTTTATGTTATACATGAAGGAAATGCGTGCCAAAGTAGTAGCAGAGTGCACATTAAAGGAATCAGCTGCCATTAATCAAATTTTGGGTAGACGG tggcATGCATTGGGTCGGGAAGAACAAGCCAAGTATTATGAATTGGCACGTCGAGAACGTCAATTGCATATGCAAATGTATCCCGATTGGAGCTCACGGACTAATGCGTCACGAGGGAAGAAACGCAAGCGAAAACAAGACAACAATGCAGACGGAG ATTTAGGCAATAATATGAAGAAATGTCGAGCTCGGTTCGGTTTGGATCAACAAAATCAGTGGTGTAAGCCTTGCAG TCCAAGTTTAAGCGCCTTGACAAATTCCGGAAATGTGAGCAGTGGAGTTGGGGGTGTGAGTGTGGGAATGAGCTCTAGCTCTATGATCAATACGGTTGTGACAGGTATTGGGGGCACTGTAATGCTGCCAAATTCATCCTCTTCATCCTCGTCATCATCATCTACGTCATCGTCCAACCACATGCACTTGCTGAATACAGCAGTAGTCGGTGGATCTGGAGGATCAAATTCACAATGCAGTACAAATGgcacaaataataataacaataataatagtaacAACGCCAGCTTAAATCAAACACACTTGCATCCGAATAACACTGGAGGTCTTAATTCAAATGGTACATCGAATTTAAGTGGTAGTAATTGTGGTGCTAATGTTGTTGGTGGCGCCGGTGGTCCTCAGCAAGCATCTCCCCAAGCTCCACCCACATACGTGAACTTGTAA
- the LOC111687000 gene encoding protein pangolin isoform X8 produces MTTVNVEHDDVNKSEAIDLDLKNIAAKQQVERLMPPPSFSSIEFLTSLPPTSTTAETTSLSNGSASLTSHCHSNLYNILQNNSKSSPLYSFLTSQVGCNDFSGYFSGLSKIHNTTTSSVTTSWPLSSSNLKSTFSSQTNQNIFGTSNGDSLSAMAVAITEDSPLDVGIDSYRKDSPPEINLETEENIEHMLEDVVEKEREKSNEEINETNIVPVITDNSTCIPNTSASQDGLKSTVNRTKSRSLLHRLASFAAAASNSTNFTVNTPSPCAPSRQLEKLAKRSFRLSSSGLKQTSLLMEILKLNTITDEQQQQQKQLTDKETSRSSLSAAYHMLASQLLYSQLVQQSSSTSPLLILDYSSKANNNNDENYEHMDEIVQTNDHQHEKHEETAVAVENDNNDLDLDVNNVKTEKIPINETYLKVQPASPALSFLANSSVFDDVGSSKILDLWHEQLKILTQAHICLEQFLEINQEMQVVFETPALQKPNGSQVCNNLKDQKGFIEAIMAKLHYVFRHCEDSRQLYLRTSQVSEEDSISVSPANHLKYLLEDISTPDMKPKAQAKTVDRIESHASSIKREPNDMNGKVDTESKNNIFKTVWQPFANETQQEEIQKESETKHSKEELGTGQSEIKSPICFWHPKNLGMNRNEKAVTAVEIILECAALNKTAGSEANATLNSQNKSMDTVNSTNPSPVPQTIATSTPTSTLNSCNSPFLQTTSASSSSSNNSISSNHPDEAPALNMLMTDCGTSSFLTALSNRALINLASSSSTIAANIPPITTTSPSCNRRKTKKLETNTNNNSTLPTSVAGLNTTSPSYATSPPITNAQIYGTHSTSTAAAVAALQEKALSDMFKVRFSALTAAAVINAATASANAAATVATTSTTNNTNNLTNSAMNSEGPYDLSIGNKFKKMNLDNKNSSNLQGNDNCKDNSSEKKKPHIKKPLNAFMLYMKEMRAKVVAECTLKESAAINQILGRRWHALGREEQAKYYELARRERQLHMQMYPDWSSRTNASRGKKRKRKQDNNADGGNNMKKCRARFGLDQQNQWCKPCSPSLSALTNSGNVSSGVGGVSVGMSSSSMINTVVTGIGGTVMLPNSSSSSSSSSSTSSSNHMHLLNTAVVGGSGGSNSQCSTNGTNNNNNNNSNNASLNQTHLHPNNTGGLNSNGTSNLSGSNCGANVVGGAGGPQQASPQAPPTYVNL; encoded by the exons ATGACTACTGTTAATGTAGAACATGATGATGTTAATAAATCTGAAGCAATAGATttggatttaaaaaatattgctgCAAAACAACAGGTTGAGCGGCTGATGCCTCCTCCCTCTTTCAGTTCCATAGAGTTCTTAACGTCCTTGCCACCAACATCTACAACAGCAGAAACAACAAGCTTATCTAACGGCTCTGCATCTTTAACTAGCCATTGTCATTcgaatttatataatattcttCAGAATAACTCAAAATCCAGCCCTCTGTATTCTTTTTTGACGTCACAGGTGGGTTGCAACGATTTTTCTGGTTATTTTTCGGGACtttcaaaaatacataatacaacAACATCCTCCGTAACGACATCGTGGCCCTTGTCATCTTCAAACTTGAAGTCTACATTTTCCTCACAAactaaccaaaatatttttggcaCATCAAATGGCGACTCTTTGTCTGCCATGGCAGTTGCTATAACTGAAGATTCGCCTCTAGATGTTGGTATTGATAGTTATCGAAAAGATTCACCCCCGGAAATTAATTTGGAAACCGAAGAAAACATAGAGCATATGCTGGAAGATGTTGTAGAAAAAGAAAGGGAAAAATCCAACGAAGAAATCAATGAAACGAATATTGTACCAGTAATAACGGATAACTCAACATGCATTCCAAACACATCCGCATCGCAAGATGGTCTTAAAAGTACCGTTAATCGCACGAAAAGTCGTAGTTTATTGCATCGTTTGGCCTCATTTGCGGCAGCTGCAAGTAATAGCACAAATTTCACAGTCAACACCCCCTCTCCCTGTGCCCCAAGTCGCCAGTTGGAGAAACTTGCTAAAAGATCATTTCGTCTCAGTTCCTCAGGTTTAAAACAAACTTCACTTTTAATGGAGATTCTTAAACTTAACACTATAACAGAtgagcaacagcagcagcaaaagcaGTTGACAGATAAAGAGACAAGCAGATCTAGCCTATCGGCAGCCTATCATATGTTGGCTTCTCAGCTGCTCTATTCTCAGTTAGTTCAGCAATCATCTTCAACTTCACCTCTTCTTATATTAGATTACAGTTCAaaagccaacaacaacaatgatgaAAATTATGAACACATGGACGAAATTGTACAGACTAATGATCATCAGCATGAAAAACATGAGGAGACTGCAGTCGCAGTTGAAAACGACAACAACGACTTGGACTTAGATGTCAATAACGTAAAAACTGAGAAAATTCCTATAAACGAAACATATCTCAAGGTTCAACCGGCATCACCTGCGTTATCTTTTCTTGCCAACTCATCTGTTTTTGATGATGTCGGCAGTAGCAAGATCTTAGATTTATGGCATGAACAGTTGAAGATTTTAACTCAAGCCCACATATGTCTAgaacaatttttggaaataaatcaaGAAATGCAGGTTGTTTTTGAGACCCCCGCACTTCAAAAACCAAATGGCAGCCAAGTCTGTAATAATTTGAAAGATCAAAAGGGATTTATAGAGGCCATTATGGCAAAATTGCACTATGTTTTTAGGCATTGTGAAGACTCACGGCAGTTATATTTAAGAACTAGTCAAGTATCGGAAGAAGATTCTATATCGGTATCGCCTGCAAATCATCTCAAGTATTTATTGGAAGATATATCTACACCAGACATGAAACCCAAGGCTCAAGCAAAAACAGTTGACAGAATTGAATCGCATGCTTCGTCTATAAAGCGGGAACCAAATGATATGAACGGTAAAGTGGATACTGAatccaaaaacaatatttttaaaactgtttggCAACCATTCgccaatgaaactcaacaagaAGAAATACAAAAAGAGAGTGAAACCAAACATAGCAAAGAAGAGCTTGGCACTGGACAATCAGAAATCAAATCACCCATTTGCTTTTGGCACCCTAAAAACCTTGGCATGAATCGGAATGAAAAGGCAGTAACAGCAGTTGAAATAATATTAGAGTGTGCAGCACTTAACAAAACTGCGGGATCAGAAGCAAACGCTACGTTAAATTCACAAAATAAATCAATGGATACGGTCAACTCTACTAATCCATCACCAGTGCCGCAAACAATTGCAACATCAACACCAACCTCAACTTTGAATTCTTGTAATTCACCATTTCTACAAACAACATCTGCATCATCATCTTCGTCAAATAACTCGATAAGTTCCAACCACCCGGATGAAGCGCCAGCTTTAAATATGCTCATGACAGATTGTGGAACATCTTCGTTTCTAACGGCTCTCAGTAATCGAGCTCTTATAAATCTAGCATCAAGTTCTTCGACTATTGCAGCTAATATACCACCGATTACCACCACCAGCCCCAGCTGTAATCGACGTAAAACAAAGAAGCTAGAGACCAACACCAATAATAATAGTACACTACCCACCTCTGTTGCCGGATTAAATACAACCTCGCCCTCCTATGCTACAAGTCCGCCCATTACAAATGCCCAAATATATGGTACACATTCTACATCAACAGCCGCTGCTGTAGCTGCTCTACAGGAAAAAGCTTTAAGTGATATGTTTAAAGTTCGCTTCAGTGCTTTAACTGCTGCAGCTGTAATTAATGCTGCTACAGCATCAGCTAATGCAGCAGCGACAGTTGCCACCACCTCCACAACTAATAATACCAATAACTTGACGAACTCAGCGATGAATTCTGAAGGACCATATGATCTCAGCATTGGCAACAAATTTAAGAAGat GAATCTGGATAacaaaaattcatcaaatttaCAGGGAAACGATAACTGTAAGGATAACTCATctgaaaaaaagaaaccacaTATCAAAAAGCCTTTGAATGCCTTTATGTTATACATGAAGGAAATGCGTGCCAAAGTAGTAGCAGAGTGCACATTAAAGGAATCAGCTGCCATTAATCAAATTTTGGGTAGACGG tggcATGCATTGGGTCGGGAAGAACAAGCCAAGTATTATGAATTGGCACGTCGAGAACGTCAATTGCATATGCAAATGTATCCCGATTGGAGCTCACGGACTAATGCGTCACGAGGGAAGAAACGCAAGCGAAAACAAGACAACAATGCAGACGGAG GCAATAATATGAAGAAATGTCGAGCTCGGTTCGGTTTGGATCAACAAAATCAGTGGTGTAAGCCTTGCAG TCCAAGTTTAAGCGCCTTGACAAATTCCGGAAATGTGAGCAGTGGAGTTGGGGGTGTGAGTGTGGGAATGAGCTCTAGCTCTATGATCAATACGGTTGTGACAGGTATTGGGGGCACTGTAATGCTGCCAAATTCATCCTCTTCATCCTCGTCATCATCATCTACGTCATCGTCCAACCACATGCACTTGCTGAATACAGCAGTAGTCGGTGGATCTGGAGGATCAAATTCACAATGCAGTACAAATGgcacaaataataataacaataataatagtaacAACGCCAGCTTAAATCAAACACACTTGCATCCGAATAACACTGGAGGTCTTAATTCAAATGGTACATCGAATTTAAGTGGTAGTAATTGTGGTGCTAATGTTGTTGGTGGCGCCGGTGGTCCTCAGCAAGCATCTCCCCAAGCTCCACCCACATACGTGAACTTGTAA